A window of Mytilus edulis chromosome 10, xbMytEdul2.2, whole genome shotgun sequence contains these coding sequences:
- the LOC139491794 gene encoding uncharacterized protein KIAA1958-like — translation MATEADDERLMTITNDDTSNFIEEMKNDNTKRKTKSDIKLLTEWLKANNELRAIEDISVPELNQYLARFYLSVRSRKNEEYEPDSLKSIQSSINRHLMEKSGINILKDKEFHHSREVLSAKRKHLKSQGLGNKKMKADPFSSSEIDMLFEQNLLGTGNPEALLNTIWLNNTLHFGMRGRKEHTDMLFGDIKMMTTASGEQYLEYNERLTKTRTGHSDSRAFAPKMFATPDNPRCPVNAFKQYICHRPEDALTPDSRFYLSIKRMVQPDASENAKQTWFTMQPLGKNTLGDLAKKMSMKGGLTGRKVNHSVRKTTVSSLLHSNVEATTVMQLTGHKNVASVNEYSSASLQQQQTMSNILSDIGSGSRGLIPQEPTPNTSFEAKSADFPEDDIFDSVELNEVCKTIENFESVEKNVKINSGKCSTSFNWQCYNKHLQL, via the exons ATGGCAACAGAAGCAGACGACGAGAGGTTAATGACTATAACGAATGATGATACCAGTaatttcattgaagaaatgaaaaatgataaCACAAAGAGAAAAACTAAAAGTGACATAAAATTATTAACTGAATGGTTAAAGGCGAACAACGAATTACGGGCAATAGAGGATATATCTGTACCTGAACTCAATCAGTACTTGGCCAGATTTTATTTGTCTGTCCGGTCTCGGAAAAATGAGGAGTATGAGCCAGACAGCCTGAAGTCAATACAGTCATCGATTAATAGGCACTTGATGGAAAAGAGTGGAATAAATATTCTTAAAGATAAAGAATTTCACCACAGTAGAGAGGTGTTATCCGCGAAAAGAAAGCACTTGAAGTCACAGGGACTGGGAAACAAAAAGATGAAAGCTGATCCATTCTCATCCTCTGAAATAGATATGCTATTTGAACAGAATCTCCTAGGAACAG GCAACCCTGAGGCACTACTTAATACCATATGGTTAAATAATACTTTGCACTTTGGTATGAGGGGAAGGAAGGAGCATACTGACATGTTATTTGGAGACATAAAAATGATGACAACAGCAAGTGGAGAGCAATATTTGGAATACAATGAAAGGCTGACTAAAACTAGGACGGGACACAGTGACAGTAGAGCATTTGCACCTAAAATGTTTGCAACACCAG ATAATCCACGCTGTCCAGTGAATGCATTCAAGCAATATATTTGTCACCGCCCTGAAGATGCTCTGACTCCAGACAGTCGCTTTTATCTAAGTATTAAAAGGATGGTACAACCTGATGCCAGTGAAAATGCTAAACAAACATGGTTTACCATGCAGCCATTGGGTAAAAATACTCTAGGAGATTTAGCTAAAAAAATGTCTATGAAAGGTGGTCTTACAGGAAGAAAGGTTAACCATAGTGTTCGCAAAACTACAGTGTCCTCACTTCTTCACTCCAATGTGGAGGCTACTACCGTCATGCAGTTGACAGGCCATAAGAATGTTGCTTCCGTCAATGAGTATAGTTCAGCATCATTACAGCAACAGCAAACTATGTCAAATATCTTATCAGATATTGGTTCAGGAAGCCGGGGATTAATACCACAAGAACCAACTCCAAACACTAGCTTTGAAGCCAAATCTGCAGATTTTCCGGAGGACGATATTTTTGACAGTGTTGAATTAAATGAAGTTTGCAAAACAATAGAAAATTTTGAATctgtagaaaaaaatgtaaaaataaacagtGGAAAATGTTCCACAAGCTTTAATTGGCAATGTTACAATAAACATTTACAACTCTGA